Genomic DNA from Flavobacterium sp. N502540:
TGATGGAACTCCTGATAATACTTTTATGCTTAAAGATATCAATATTGGTAGTGGTAATTCAATTTTTGCCAGCTTAAAACGAAGTTCTGCCATTTTGAATAATAATTTGTATTTTATTGCAAAAGACGCAGATTCTAATGGAGAAATATGGAAAACTGATGGAACAACAAATGGAACGGTAAAATTAACAAATTTTCTTAATGGAAGAGGAGCCAAGTTGACTACTGTGGGAGCTTTTATTTTTTTTACTCTTATAAATGATGATCATACTTTGGAGGTTTGGAAAACTGATGGAACAATAAATGGAACTCTACTAGTAAAAGATAATTTGCCTATAGCGCACATTGTTTCTTTTCAAGGAAAGTGTAATAATACTTTTATATTTACATTTGAATCCCCCGGCACAAATCAATGCAGAGTATGGAGAAGTGATGGAACTTCTTATGGAACATTTCCGATAACAGAAGAAGTTTCTGGAAATGGTTCAGGCTTTGTGACTACCGAAGGTGGTGCTATTGGTGGTGGGCCGATTTTGACACAATATATAGAACATAATGGTAAGTTGTATTTTGTAACGAGTAATTTTTTGTTTGAAACTGATGGAACTTTAAAAAATACTAAAAGTATTGCAAATGTGAAGGGTGATAAGCAAGGAAGCGTATTTCATAGCGATATTATCGAAGCAAATAATAATCTGTATTTAATGTTTTTTAGATTAGAGACGAATAATATTTCAATATTAAAATTTGATCTTGTAAACAATAGCATTAACTCAGTATATGAAAATACAAGTTCTCACTATTTTTCACCATCTAATTTTATGAAAGTAGATGATTCGTTACTGTTTACATCATCGAATTCAACAGGCAATACATCTTTAGTTTTATTAAATCTTGCAAATAATGAGGTGTCAAATATAAAAGATTTAACGTCGGCAGGTGATCTTGTAATTCGTTCAGGATATTTGCCTTACTATATAAGTTCTATTTTTAAAATCAATAAAGATGAATATTTTGTTTACATCGCAAGAGATAAAAATAATAAAAGGAAGGGATGGATATTAAATAATACATTAGGGACGATTGAAAATGTAAGTATCTTAGATAACATCCTGGAACCTATAGTTTATAAAGATTATCTATACTATGCAAAAGATAATAAATTATGGAAATACTCTAATAATTTGAGCACAATCGATGTGACTCATAAAAAGGCGATTGTTTTTTATCCAAATCCGTCATCTGATCTTATGCAGTTAAATGTAGACAATAGTAATGAAGTTGAAAATATAAGTGTTTTTGACTTAAATGGGAAATTACTTCAAACGTTGTCAAATTCCTCTCAAATTGATATTTCTTCTTTATCTAAAGGAATTTATACCGCTCAAATAAAATGGAATGGAACTTTGATTAATAAAAAGATCATTAAAAACTAAAAGTTAAAGAAGTTTCTATAAAAATGAAGATTTAATCATTTAATGGAGGTCTCTGTTAGTGTACATCCCGTTCACGCTAGCGTACGACATTTTATAAAACCAATTCAATAATTTACAAATAATTAAAAAATGGGCAAATTATTTTTATCATTCATTTTATTGCTATTAATCCCAAATAAAACGGAGAATAATATCGCTGCCGATATTGATGGTAATAAATACACAATAATTAAAATCGACAAATATTTAATTTCAAATCAAAATTTAAATGTAAGTCATTTCAGAAATGGTGACGTAATACCTGAAGTAAAAACAATACAAGAATGGAGAAAGTATGGCAAATTAAAAAAGCCAGCTTGGTGTTATCATGAAAGTAATGAAAAGAATAAGAAAAAAATCGGGAAAATTTATAATGGATTCGCTGTCAATGATCCAAGAGGTTTATGTCCCAACGGATTTCATATTCCGACGCATAAAGAATGGAAAGAAATAATTACATCTTTAGGAGGATATGACAATGCAGGATTACATTTAAAATCTAAAAATTGGGATGGAGATAATAGTTCCGAATTTAATGCTGTTCCGGGCGGTTACAGGAGTACTGTAAATGAAATTGATTTTTATCCATTAGACTATTGTGTGTTATTTTGGGGTACAAAAGTACAGGTAAGTAAAAACAGTAATGATTTTATCGGTTTGATGGATGGCGACAATTCAGTTAATGGAGAAGTTACCGCACATACATCAGAGAATGGAATGTATGTTCGATTTATTAAAAATAATTGATAAAAAGTATTTACCAATACGCTCGCGCTCATGGCGGATATGGAAAACCTCTCAGAAATGGGAGGTTTTTTTGTTGATAGATTCGTATTTGAGTTCCATATACTATAAAAACACTTCTGAAATTCTTATATATTTGCCTTCGAAATTTAACTGATCTGAATGAAAACAAAACTACTTTTATTTCTTTTTATTATAATAATTGGAAAAATTGATGCTCAACAGCAGATTTATTCATTTAACTATAATTACCCTGTTCGATATATTGAATATAACGACAATATCTTTTTTTTAGCGGGAAACGAAGATACTGGCCGTGAAATATGGAAAAGCAATGGAACTCCCGAAGGCACATCTCTGGTTAAAGATGTTTATCCAGGAAAAGAGGATGGCGGCATGGATTTATTAAAAGGACGTTCAGCAATTTTAAATAAGACATTGTTTTTTATTGCAAAGGATGAAACTTCTAATGGTGAAATATGGAAAACGGACGGAACAGAAACAGGAACAGTGAAAGTTACAAATTTTCTTAAAGGCAGAGTCTGGACGATAACAGCAGTAGGAAATTCAATTTATTTTTTACTGAAAATCGACGATACATTACAAGTTTGGAAAACAGATGGAACTTCACAAGGGACAATATTAGTTAGAGGTGATTTACCGGCATGGAATAAACCCACTTTTGAAGGGAAGTGTAACGATACTTTTGTTTTCACATTTCAGCCTTTCGGTACTAACAATTCAAGGGTATGGAGAAGTGACGGAACAGCTGATGGAACATTTCCTATAACAGCTGAAATAGATGGTAACGGATCAGGGCCAGGGGGTACATCCGCATTAACTCAGTACATAGAAAGCAATGGTAAACTTTATTTTGTTAGCAGGTACCATTTATTTGAGACCGATGGTACTGTTGGTAATACAAAAATTGTTTCTGATTTATGGAACGCACAAATGAATCTGGTATCTTACAGTACTATGACTAAAGATAGTAATAATCTTTATTTTATGTTTTTTTCTAAAGACAGTTTGAGAATGGAAATTTGGAAATATGATCTGCAGAATAAAAAGGCATCTTTGTCTTATAAAGTTTATGGAAGTAAATATTTTTCCCCATCAAATTTGTTGAAAACGGATGATTCTTTACTTTTCTGCGGGCCTAATAATAGTGGAGGTACTTCGTTATTATCAATGGATTTAGGTACCCAGTTAATATCAGATTTGAAAGAGCTTATGCCAGTTGATACAGCGATTCCTTTTATATTTCCTGATGACTATTCTATTACCTCTATTTATGAGATTAATAAAAATGATTATTTTATTACTACCGGACCGGATGATTTAGAGCATAGAAAAG
This window encodes:
- a CDS encoding T9SS type A sorting domain-containing protein, yielding MKTKLLLLFFTFLIVKSNAQKQVYSFLSFYPTSSIESNFVQFNDKIFFEAPGDGTGREVWTSDGTPDNTFMLKDINIGSGNSIFASLKRSSAILNNNLYFIAKDADSNGEIWKTDGTTNGTVKLTNFLNGRGAKLTTVGAFIFFTLINDDHTLEVWKTDGTINGTLLVKDNLPIAHIVSFQGKCNNTFIFTFESPGTNQCRVWRSDGTSYGTFPITEEVSGNGSGFVTTEGGAIGGGPILTQYIEHNGKLYFVTSNFLFETDGTLKNTKSIANVKGDKQGSVFHSDIIEANNNLYLMFFRLETNNISILKFDLVNNSINSVYENTSSHYFSPSNFMKVDDSLLFTSSNSTGNTSLVLLNLANNEVSNIKDLTSAGDLVIRSGYLPYYISSIFKINKDEYFVYIARDKNNKRKGWILNNTLGTIENVSILDNILEPIVYKDYLYYAKDNKLWKYSNNLSTIDVTHKKAIVFYPNPSSDLMQLNVDNSNEVENISVFDLNGKLLQTLSNSSQIDISSLSKGIYTAQIKWNGTLINKKIIKN
- a CDS encoding fibrobacter succinogenes major paralogous domain-containing protein, with the translated sequence MGKLFLSFILLLLIPNKTENNIAADIDGNKYTIIKIDKYLISNQNLNVSHFRNGDVIPEVKTIQEWRKYGKLKKPAWCYHESNEKNKKKIGKIYNGFAVNDPRGLCPNGFHIPTHKEWKEIITSLGGYDNAGLHLKSKNWDGDNSSEFNAVPGGYRSTVNEIDFYPLDYCVLFWGTKVQVSKNSNDFIGLMDGDNSVNGEVTAHTSENGMYVRFIKNN
- a CDS encoding T9SS type A sorting domain-containing protein — translated: MKTKLLLFLFIIIIGKIDAQQQIYSFNYNYPVRYIEYNDNIFFLAGNEDTGREIWKSNGTPEGTSLVKDVYPGKEDGGMDLLKGRSAILNKTLFFIAKDETSNGEIWKTDGTETGTVKVTNFLKGRVWTITAVGNSIYFLLKIDDTLQVWKTDGTSQGTILVRGDLPAWNKPTFEGKCNDTFVFTFQPFGTNNSRVWRSDGTADGTFPITAEIDGNGSGPGGTSALTQYIESNGKLYFVSRYHLFETDGTVGNTKIVSDLWNAQMNLVSYSTMTKDSNNLYFMFFSKDSLRMEIWKYDLQNKKASLSYKVYGSKYFSPSNLLKTDDSLLFCGPNNSGGTSLLSMDLGTQLISDLKELMPVDTAIPFIFPDDYSITSIYEINKNDYFITTGPDDLEHRKGWIFNKSLQTTENISALDNVRQAIVYKGSLLYGKENVLYRYSNDLSTISNDKQSFLSIFPNPSTDFVKLKTNNEDGIESVQIFDLNGKLVSDRTNFTTDKMDVSKLDPGVYILKAKVNRVMVSKKIIKK